The Nicotiana tomentosiformis chromosome 2, ASM39032v3, whole genome shotgun sequence genome includes the window AAAATATTGTCCTCTAGTCGGATCCAGGTGGTACGGTTAGATTGATAAATTATCATATACTAGTATTTATGTATAAATTTTCTTAAACTaggttaaattttttattttgacacCACAAACTAGAAAAATGTGCAAACCTTGTCTAACTTTTTTTTTGGTTgtgctttttattttttttgttccggtcatttttctttttgaccacTTCCCAATTTTCTATTTGTCGTTTATTATTTCTTATATATTTTTCACTATTCTATTATTTTATCTCTGATCTTTAACAAAGATATTCAAAAAAGAACTTTCTATATTTAAAATACCGTAAAATAATAATTTCTCTTAATTcaaatcttttaattttttttttcaaaatcaaaaaACTTGGGTCTTGATAGAAATTTTGGATTGAAATCAAATTTaacttttataattttttttattataacaTAAAAATTTGTGTTATTCTATGATTGTTAAATACAATTTAACTGTCTTTACTATTAAACTATGATGAATATTTCGCAAGTATTGCTTAGAAAAAcatgaaattatttattttaatttttgagaTCTTGTAGTTTATCCAATTCTGCATTTACTTATAGTGTATAATTTATCTATTgaagatatttttttatttttcttattctgaTTGGTGAAATTCCCTTATTAAAGATGTTATTTTACTTGTGCAAATTTACTTTTAGCATACAAAAAAAATATGCAGTTCTAGTAAAAAATATtgattttacttgtattgttAATAATAAAGGTGTGATTCTttctttaaaattatatttgCTTCTTGATGTCTGAGGTGTAATTtttgtacaacaacaacaacatacccagtgaaATCTCACAAGTATATTCTGAGAAAGAGATATAATTTtctaattttaaataaaaaatgccTAGTAATTTCCTgaataaactaaaaaataaataaatcggATAAACGTTCCGAACAAACTCTATATTAGTTATTTTAAGGTGTACATTAAAAATAATTGTGGCATCCGCCACCttcaaatcctagatccgcctctgctTAGTGCTAAAGCAAAAGTTTTCTGGCATAATTAAGGAGGCGTGTAAAAATCTTCTAAAATTCGAACAACCAACTGTTGCACGACCACAACCTGGTATAATTAAGGCTCTAATCCAACTTAACTTTAAAAATTAGTCAAATTGAGCGAACGACAAGTAACAGTAAACACGGAGGAACTACAAAACAAGTCTCAAAACCTGTCACATATTGAGCCTAGATATGTTTAGTTTAATTGTTGACATTTTTAATAATCTAATTGTATGAATATTTTTTGATATTGTCATTAATTGAAACTTAAACTGAGTAAAATACAAATTACTAAAGACTCGATAACTAGTGTTTCTAATCTTGGATTACTATCTTCGGCCCCAATATTATCATCTTAACCAACTCAATTTAATATTATTGTCACCTCAATTTGCTTCAAAATACCTGAtgttttaattttaaagaaaaggaAGCCATTTAGTGTTTTTTTTGGTTCAAATCTATCCCGACTGTTTTGATTAGTGAAGTAAAATGTTTAAAGAGAGAAAAGATAGTTACTTTTAATTAAGACTACTAAAATCCTTTTTTAAgtgcaaaaatattttaaaaagacgtataatatatatataaaccgGATAGAGTACAATAAAATTAAATGCACTCCACATCATTTGTTGTTGCTTATCCACCATATCCCAAAGCAACAACCAAATCTTTACGAAATGTGTCCCTACCTAAAATGGTCATCCAACCCCACTTGCTTTACCTAAAAAAAGGGTATTCAAAGCCTTACCAAACTAACAATCAACAAAAACTTTCCCACGTATATAGAGAGGAAGAAAAAGAAATACCTTTACACAAATCATTATCCATAACCAATTAAGTCAACAAACTGCATGCcataacttttatattttaaagtTGCTTCTACGTTACCGTGAGTTTACGGAGCCGTGAAAATAACCTCTTACAAAAATACAGGGTAAGACTGAGtataatagacccttgtggtccgacccttcccCGAACCCTGCGCATAACGGAAGCTTAGTACACCGGACTACCTTACTTGCTATCTTCCACTAGCACAGGTACTCGGTAACTTTGTCAACTAAGGCTTACATAGATGGGAAGCATGACATAAATTATAGAACAATGTCATCTGTGATAGCCATCTAACAAGCTGCCAAAAAACAGAATGTAACTAGCCTTTTCTATTCCATTCATATTTCAATGTTCTGTGCTTTATACAAAAGTTCTGACCAAAATGAAAATGCACTTATTCTGTGCAAATTTACAGTCAGGGTATTCCTATAAAAGCATATGGTTAATGTTTTCAATAGATGGTAATCCAAAACGGTCGATATTAGGTCCTTCCTAAAGATCAAAAAAATTTAGACCAAAAACGCCAAACCCTGTACTGTAGGTCCAAGAAAATGTATATCTAAGCATATTGTAACTCAGATAACATTAGCGTGCCTCTCCCGATTTGAGAGTGGCCACTAATATTGAGGTAAATTAGATGAGATCCTCTGTTTCCACAGCAAGTTGAGAAATTAGTAGACTGAGGAGTCATCAGTGTTTTTCTACAAAAATAACTTGCAAAGGTGGATGAAAACTGAGATCTTATTGAAGAAGTCTGTTGATAGAAAATTCAGCGACGTCCATTTGCCCAATGCCTATTATTGTTGCCCGGTCTCATATGAGGATTTTTAAGGCCAAGACCTTGGTTGGAGATACCCTGCTTGGGGATATCGTGCAACTCCATAACCTGTATTGTCCGCTGCCTCTTGGCTAAACGACAATTATAAAATACATTCAGGTCATAATTGGAGCTTACAGTCATGAGTCGATCAATTTCAATATTCTCAAAAAGAAACTAACCATTTTCAGCTTCTTGGTACCGTTCTTGAAGCTTTCTCTTTGTTGCCTCAAGTTTGACTTGAACTGCATCCTCATCTGAGTGTCTAAGTTTCTACGCAATTAAATTGTGCATAGTTAGAAAGAGACCAGAGGtttaaacaaatcaaaaagaTAACTTCCTTTCTGATACTCACATTTAGTTGAGAAGGCACAGGCCTCTTTTGAACTGTGCCTTTATCGGATTTCTGCTGGAAGTTCATCTCGCTCATCTTGAGTTTCTGTTCCGAAACTGGTTTTATCGGTCTTCCAGGCCCTGAGTCACCTCCGGATGGCTTATTTGGTCTCATAACTGGTGTTTGTTTCTTGATTACAGCTTCTTGTTTCTTTTGTTGTTCACCCTTGCTCTCCTTGGGAGCAGCATCGAAGAAATCAGCCGACTGCTTCTTCCGAACTGGATTATTCTGGTTATCCAGTGACAACTTTCTGCCATTTCCACGGTTCTCGTTGAATTCCCCACTGTTTCGAGGATCTGAAATAAAATCCCCAATCAGAGAAATATACCTTTATTAGTGGGGAATTCAAATAAAGAACCGATATAGCAAAGCTATATTGAAAGAACATGGACACAAATTCTACTCACTTCCATCATCATCCATGCCGTCAAAGAACTTCATTGGTCACAAACAACAAAGAGAAAATCAGTCAGTGGCAACCttcaaagaaaaataattaattttcttgaAGAGAAGAAGCTGTGCATACTTGTGACAACTCCATTGAAGTGGTCTGAGCAGCAAAGAAAGCTAAGTCATCCAACGGCGGGGAAGGAAGTCCTTCCTCCTCTTGATCAACTACAGATACTTTCATAGACTCTGGAGTGCTTTCGGTACCTTTAAGCAAGTAACAGTTAGTTTAAACTTCAGTTCAGATTGCAAAAGAAAACAAACATAGAGAACGGAATACTTAATTCTTTTTTcctgaaaattgaaaaaaaaaaaacaagaggaAGGCT containing:
- the LOC104106611 gene encoding probable mediator of RNA polymerase II transcription subunit 26b; the encoded protein is MAKSFGTLDKWRDYFRTANSDIFDIIEHAVMVAATDCPKEFKLRRDKIAEMLFTCKVTRCFGCDKVELAVPLANDDEGKNKNKSDFGGGFEAAGGSKESKANSSIDHHIELNVNQVSNYSYGEAEALTEVIEEETQTLGEVLRIKDIIDNNQHESAEVYECLRRLQLMALSVETLKATEIGKSVNALRKHSSKDIRHLSRTLIEDWKVLVDEWVNATAAFTGTESTPESMKVSVVDQEEEGLPSPPLDDLAFFAAQTTSMELSQFFDGMDDDGNPRNSGEFNENRGNGRKLSLDNQNNPVRKKQSADFFDAAPKESKGEQQKKQEAVIKKQTPVMRPNKPSGGDSGPGRPIKPVSEQKLKMSEMNFQQKSDKGTVQKRPVPSQLNKLRHSDEDAVQVKLEATKRKLQERYQEAENAKRQRTIQVMELHDIPKQGISNQGLGLKNPHMRPGNNNRHWANGRR